From the Cupriavidus necator N-1 genome, one window contains:
- the cyoA gene encoding ubiquinol oxidase subunit II translates to MGRFDAVVPLRRVLGRLLLRCAAAVMLACLAGCNAVLLAPSGDMAVRQRDLIIIATCLMLLIIVPVIILTLLFAWRYRESATDAPYNPDWDHSTVLELAIWAAPLLIIIALGAVTWVSTHQLDPYRPLTRVEPGRPVPADVKPLTVEVVAMDWKWLFLYPEQGIATVNELAAPVDRPIAFRITATSVMNAFFVPSLAGMVYAMPGMETKLHAVINKSGVYEGFSANYSGAGFSHMRFKFHGLSSEDFERWIQQVKSSGQGLSTDTYLKLAQPSEREAVQRYASVAPGLYDLILNRCVGGGPCVADTMALDRSRGKFDPSGAVCTARNTPATAPVFARNDGRVLLQ, encoded by the coding sequence ATGGGCCGCTTCGACGCTGTAGTGCCGCTAAGACGTGTGCTGGGAAGATTACTGCTTCGGTGTGCCGCCGCAGTCATGCTGGCGTGCCTGGCCGGCTGTAATGCAGTGCTGCTTGCGCCATCAGGAGACATGGCCGTGCGCCAGCGCGACCTGATCATCATCGCCACCTGCCTGATGTTGCTGATCATCGTTCCGGTGATCATCCTCACGCTGCTGTTTGCGTGGCGCTATCGGGAAAGCGCAACCGACGCGCCCTACAACCCCGACTGGGACCACTCCACGGTGCTTGAACTGGCGATCTGGGCCGCGCCGCTGCTGATCATCATCGCGCTGGGCGCCGTGACCTGGGTCAGCACCCACCAGCTCGATCCCTACCGCCCGCTGACGCGGGTCGAACCAGGCAGGCCGGTGCCGGCGGACGTGAAGCCGCTGACGGTGGAGGTGGTGGCGATGGACTGGAAGTGGCTGTTCCTGTATCCCGAGCAGGGCATCGCCACCGTCAACGAGCTGGCTGCACCAGTCGACCGGCCCATCGCTTTCCGCATCACCGCCACCTCGGTGATGAACGCATTCTTCGTCCCGTCGCTGGCCGGCATGGTCTACGCCATGCCCGGCATGGAAACCAAGCTGCATGCCGTGATCAACAAGTCCGGCGTGTATGAAGGCTTCTCCGCCAACTACAGCGGCGCGGGCTTCTCGCACATGCGTTTCAAGTTCCACGGGCTGTCGAGCGAGGACTTCGAGCGCTGGATCCAGCAGGTCAAGTCATCGGGCCAGGGGCTGTCCACGGACACCTACCTCAAGCTCGCGCAGCCCAGCGAGCGTGAAGCGGTGCAACGCTATGCCAGCGTGGCGCCAGGCCTCTACGACCTGATCCTGAACCGTTGCGTGGGCGGCGGGCCGTGCGTGGCAGACACCATGGCGCTTGACCGCAGCCGCGGAAAATTCGACCCGTCCGGCGCGGTCTGCACGGCGCGCAACACCCCGGCCACAGCACCGGTGTTCGCGCGCAATGACGGCCGGGTGCTACTGCAGTAA
- the ppk1 gene encoding polyphosphate kinase 1 yields the protein MKPESDPMQNASPTDAGEERLGTPVDPDGLLNGNELYINRELSQLEFFGRVLQQAADPAVPLLERLRSLCTFSSNLDEFYEIRVAGLKEQCLLQSPVAGPDGLTPQAVYARVNQRVRELVDQQYRLFNDMLIPAMAEQQIRFLRRPSWNPTQAEWIREFFFAELMPVLTPIGLDPAHPFPRVLNKSLNFAVELEGKDAFGRNSGYAIVQAPRALPRVIALPPDIAGCEHGFVFLSSILHAHVGELFSGMTVRGCYQFRVTRNSELFVDEEEVKNLREALQGELPHRHYGDAVRLEVADNCTPAMTAFLQQQFGLAASEVFSVNGPVNLVRLMQVPDQMDRPELKYLPFRAGLPKVLHEHSDIFRAIREGDILLHHPFQSFTPVVDFVRQAAQDPDVVAISQTVYRAGHDSVLLSALIEAARNGKEVTVVVELLARFDEEANIGWATQLEEVGAHVIYGVVGFKAHAKMVMVLRREGGKLRRYVHLGTGNYHHQTTRTYTDFGLLTCNESLTQDVAQVFSQLTGRGQTHCMTHIWQSPFTMKQALLEAIRREAGHARAGRKGWIIAKMNALLEPDLIQALYDASRDGVRIDLIIRGACALRPGVAGLSENIAVKSVMGRFLEHSRILYFHDGGAEKVMLSSGEWMERSLSRRIEICFPILDARLKERVIAEGLKPYLADRCDAWQMTPDGRYERQASRDGEAAQNILLSALT from the coding sequence ATGAAACCCGAATCCGATCCCATGCAAAATGCGTCGCCGACGGACGCGGGGGAGGAGCGCCTCGGCACCCCGGTCGATCCGGATGGCCTGCTGAATGGCAATGAGCTCTATATCAACCGTGAACTCAGCCAGCTGGAGTTCTTCGGGCGCGTGCTGCAGCAGGCCGCCGATCCCGCGGTGCCGCTGCTGGAGCGCCTGCGTTCCCTGTGTACCTTCAGCAGCAATCTGGATGAGTTCTACGAGATCCGCGTGGCCGGCCTGAAGGAGCAGTGCCTGCTTCAGTCACCGGTGGCCGGCCCGGACGGGCTGACGCCGCAGGCGGTCTATGCGAGGGTCAACCAACGGGTCCGGGAGCTGGTCGATCAGCAGTACCGCCTGTTCAATGACATGCTGATTCCGGCCATGGCCGAGCAGCAGATCCGCTTTTTGCGGCGGCCCTCGTGGAACCCTACGCAGGCGGAATGGATCCGGGAGTTCTTCTTCGCCGAACTGATGCCGGTCCTGACACCGATCGGGCTGGACCCGGCGCATCCGTTTCCACGGGTGCTTAACAAGAGCCTGAATTTCGCCGTCGAACTCGAGGGCAAGGATGCGTTCGGGCGCAACTCCGGCTATGCGATCGTGCAGGCGCCGCGAGCGCTGCCGCGGGTTATCGCTTTGCCACCGGATATCGCCGGATGCGAGCATGGCTTTGTTTTCCTTTCTTCCATCCTGCATGCCCACGTCGGCGAGCTGTTCAGTGGCATGACGGTGCGCGGCTGCTACCAGTTCCGCGTGACCCGCAACAGCGAGCTGTTCGTGGACGAGGAAGAGGTCAAGAACCTGCGCGAGGCGCTGCAAGGCGAACTGCCGCACCGTCATTATGGTGATGCGGTCCGGCTGGAGGTGGCTGATAACTGCACGCCGGCAATGACTGCGTTCCTGCAGCAGCAGTTCGGCCTGGCGGCAAGCGAGGTGTTCTCCGTCAACGGACCGGTCAACCTGGTTCGCCTGATGCAGGTGCCAGATCAGATGGACCGGCCGGAACTGAAGTACCTGCCTTTCCGGGCCGGCCTGCCGAAGGTGCTGCACGAGCATTCCGATATCTTCCGCGCCATTCGCGAGGGCGATATCCTGCTGCATCACCCGTTCCAGTCGTTCACACCGGTGGTGGACTTTGTCAGGCAGGCGGCACAGGACCCCGATGTGGTGGCAATCAGCCAGACGGTGTATCGGGCCGGGCACGACTCGGTCCTGCTCTCGGCACTCATCGAAGCCGCGCGCAACGGCAAGGAAGTCACCGTCGTGGTGGAACTGCTGGCCCGCTTCGATGAAGAGGCCAATATCGGTTGGGCAACGCAACTGGAGGAAGTCGGCGCGCATGTCATCTATGGGGTCGTCGGTTTCAAGGCGCACGCCAAGATGGTCATGGTATTGCGACGCGAGGGTGGGAAACTCCGGCGCTATGTGCATCTAGGCACCGGGAACTATCACCACCAGACCACGCGCACCTATACGGATTTTGGATTGCTCACATGCAATGAGTCGCTGACGCAGGATGTGGCGCAAGTGTTCAGCCAGCTGACCGGCCGTGGCCAGACCCATTGCATGACCCATATCTGGCAATCGCCCTTCACGATGAAGCAGGCATTGCTTGAGGCGATCCGGCGCGAAGCCGGGCACGCCAGGGCCGGGCGCAAGGGATGGATCATTGCCAAGATGAATGCATTGCTGGAGCCTGACCTGATCCAGGCGCTGTACGACGCCTCACGCGACGGTGTCCGTATCGACCTGATCATCCGGGGCGCCTGTGCGCTGCGCCCCGGCGTTGCCGGCTTGTCGGAGAACATTGCGGTGAAATCGGTCATGGGCCGGTTTCTCGAACACTCGCGCATCTTATATTTCCACGACGGCGGCGCGGAAAAGGTGATGCTGTCCAGCGGTGAATGGATGGAACGAAGCCTGTCCCGGCGGATCGAGATCTGCTTTCCCATCCTCGATGCCAGGTTGAAGGAACGCGTCATCGCGGAAGGGCTGAAGCCGTACCTGGCAGACCGGTGTGACGCCTGGCAGATGACGCCGGACGGTAGATACGAGCGTCAGGCCTCGCGTGACGGCGAGGCTGCGCAGAATATCCTGCTGTCGGCTTTGACGTGA
- the cyoC gene encoding cytochrome o ubiquinol oxidase subunit III yields the protein MADTTFPNHVSGTAAADTAPPGGYQFYLPEDHHPQNGTLLGFWLYLMSDCLIFACLFAAYGVLGREYAGGPSGVELFELPLVALNTSFLLLSSITYGFAMLQMQQNRIAGTQIWLAITGVFGAGFLAVELYEFAHLVHEGAGPQRSAFLTSFFALVGTHGLHVTCGIIWLIVLMTQVAQHGLITANKRRLMCLSMFWHFLDVVWIGVFTFVYLMGALP from the coding sequence ATGGCTGACACGACCTTTCCCAACCATGTGAGTGGCACCGCCGCCGCGGACACGGCGCCGCCGGGCGGCTACCAGTTCTACCTGCCCGAAGACCATCACCCGCAGAACGGGACGCTGCTCGGGTTCTGGCTTTACCTGATGAGCGACTGCCTGATATTCGCGTGCCTGTTCGCCGCGTATGGCGTGCTGGGCCGGGAGTATGCGGGGGGACCGAGCGGGGTAGAGCTGTTCGAGCTGCCGCTGGTGGCGCTGAACACCTCGTTCCTGCTGCTGTCGTCGATCACCTACGGCTTTGCCATGCTGCAGATGCAGCAGAACCGCATCGCCGGCACCCAGATCTGGCTGGCCATCACGGGGGTCTTCGGCGCGGGGTTCCTGGCGGTCGAGCTTTATGAGTTCGCGCACCTGGTCCATGAGGGCGCAGGGCCGCAGCGCAGTGCGTTCCTGACCTCGTTCTTCGCGCTCGTCGGCACCCACGGGCTGCACGTGACGTGCGGCATCATCTGGCTGATCGTGCTGATGACCCAGGTGGCGCAGCACGGGCTGATTACGGCCAACAAGCGCAGGCTGATGTGCCTGTCGATGTTCTGGCACTTTCTCGACGTCGTCTGGATCGGCGTCTTTACCTTCGTCTACCTGATGGGAGCGTTGCCATGA
- a CDS encoding cysteine peptidase family C39 domain-containing protein, whose product MLGCLLLLNRALQRTVPSAVLLEGLPLDGQALTLPLLCAAAARAGLSTRLAERELDDIPDTSIPAILLLDKNRPCVLLQRCEHGRFLVALPGWGGGVQEVSREELLAQYSGHAVFAQPALQAGVSADTQPAQPCPLPVDATRPSWRRRWERLLAATLRVLCLRGRLPAEDVARAGGKCNIP is encoded by the coding sequence ATGCTGGGCTGCCTGCTGTTGCTGAACCGGGCCTTGCAACGGACGGTGCCTTCAGCGGTCCTGCTGGAAGGGCTGCCGCTGGACGGGCAGGCCCTGACGTTGCCGCTGCTCTGCGCCGCGGCGGCGCGCGCCGGCTTGTCAACCCGGCTGGCGGAACGCGAGCTCGACGATATCCCGGATACCTCGATACCGGCCATCCTGTTGCTGGACAAGAACAGGCCGTGCGTACTGCTGCAGCGCTGCGAGCACGGCCGGTTTCTCGTCGCCCTGCCAGGTTGGGGCGGTGGGGTGCAGGAAGTCAGCCGCGAGGAACTGCTGGCCCAGTACAGCGGGCACGCCGTCTTCGCGCAGCCCGCGCTGCAAGCGGGCGTTTCAGCCGATACGCAGCCGGCACAGCCGTGCCCGTTGCCCGTCGACGCGACACGGCCATCATGGCGGCGCCGTTGGGAGCGGCTGCTTGCCGCGACCCTCAGGGTACTATGCCTGCGGGGCAGGCTGCCGGCTGAAGATGTGGCCCGCGCTGGTGGCAAGTGCAACATCCCGTAA
- a CDS encoding MFS transporter encodes MASLTHQHRASPTAPPAPGHHQVAPAEIATGVVIGRASEYFDFFVYGIASVLVFPAVYFPFAGELAGLLYSFTIFSFAFIGRPFGTALFMRIQRRWGRGIKLTASLFLLGTATVGIAFLPSYASIGAASIYLLALFRFLQGIAFGGSWDGLPSLLALNTPENKRGWYAMVGQLGAPTGFIIASSLYLFLHASLTPPEFIEWGWRYPFYVAFAINVVALFARLRLVVTHEYTQLLEEDELEPISTLQMVNAQGFNIFLGAFAALASYALFHLVTVFPLSWVILHRTQDISDVLAVQIVGGFIAFIGTLLSGWIADRIGRRTTLAAMAVLIGIFSLATPWLLGGGATGQDTFILVGFGLLGLSYGQAAGVVTSNFERRFRYTGAALTTDFGWLFGAAFAPLVALGLSSLFGLAAVSLYLLSGVIGTLGALRISRALGTPDQ; translated from the coding sequence ATGGCCAGCCTCACCCACCAGCATCGCGCATCGCCGACTGCACCTCCGGCGCCCGGCCACCACCAGGTGGCGCCCGCCGAGATCGCCACCGGGGTGGTGATCGGACGCGCCTCGGAGTACTTCGACTTCTTCGTGTACGGCATCGCCTCCGTGCTCGTCTTCCCGGCGGTCTACTTTCCGTTCGCGGGCGAGCTGGCCGGGCTGCTCTACAGTTTCACGATCTTCTCGTTTGCGTTCATCGGGCGCCCGTTCGGCACTGCGCTGTTCATGCGCATCCAGCGCCGTTGGGGCCGGGGCATCAAGCTGACGGCGTCACTGTTCCTGCTCGGCACGGCCACGGTGGGGATTGCGTTCCTGCCGTCGTACGCGTCGATCGGTGCCGCGTCGATCTACCTGCTGGCGCTGTTCCGCTTCCTGCAGGGGATTGCGTTCGGCGGGTCGTGGGACGGGCTGCCGTCGCTGCTGGCGCTCAACACGCCGGAGAACAAGCGCGGCTGGTATGCAATGGTGGGCCAGCTCGGCGCGCCCACCGGCTTTATCATCGCCAGTTCGCTGTACCTGTTCCTGCATGCCAGCCTGACCCCGCCTGAATTCATCGAATGGGGCTGGCGCTATCCGTTCTATGTGGCCTTCGCCATCAACGTCGTGGCGCTGTTTGCACGGCTGCGCCTGGTGGTGACCCATGAGTACACGCAGCTGCTCGAAGAAGACGAGCTGGAGCCGATCAGCACCTTGCAGATGGTGAACGCGCAAGGCTTCAACATCTTCCTGGGGGCCTTTGCTGCGCTGGCCAGCTATGCGCTGTTCCACCTTGTCACGGTGTTCCCGCTCTCCTGGGTGATCCTGCACCGCACACAGGACATCTCTGACGTGCTGGCCGTGCAGATCGTGGGCGGCTTCATCGCGTTCATCGGCACGCTGCTATCCGGCTGGATCGCGGACCGCATCGGCCGGCGCACCACGCTGGCGGCCATGGCCGTGCTGATCGGTATCTTCAGCCTGGCAACGCCGTGGCTGCTCGGTGGCGGCGCCACCGGCCAGGACACCTTCATCCTGGTCGGATTCGGCCTGCTGGGCCTGTCGTACGGGCAGGCTGCGGGCGTGGTGACGTCAAACTTCGAACGCCGTTTCCGCTACACCGGGGCCGCCCTGACCACGGACTTCGGCTGGCTGTTCGGCGCCGCCTTTGCGCCGCTGGTGGCGCTGGGCTTGTCATCGCTGTTCGGCCTGGCGGCGGTCAGCCTCTACCTGCTGTCTGGCGTGATCGGCACCCTGGGAGCGTTGCGCATCAGCCGCGCGCTCGGGACACCTGACCAATGA
- a CDS encoding DMT family transporter → MHASSNTTGRIDWTTLFLLTFPPLSWAGNAIVGRLAAGTVPPITLNSVRWVLAGLLLAPFAWRGVIEHRAALRRHAGVITALGVLSIASYNALQYLALTTSTPINVTLIGASTPLFLIVIGAICFGERVKPWHVAGALLCMVGVTFVLVRGELGRLAQLDLVAGDLFMLAATIAWSGYTWLLRKQRPAVPLPVLLFAQIVTGVLASAPVTAWELMTLDQPLQWNGKVAAILLYVATIPSLLAYFAWDRAIARAGAQLPVFFITLTPVFAALLSTLLLGDWPRWYHAVGLAAIAAGIWLAQRR, encoded by the coding sequence ATGCACGCAAGCAGCAACACCACCGGACGCATCGACTGGACCACGCTGTTCCTGCTTACCTTCCCGCCCCTGAGCTGGGCCGGCAATGCCATCGTCGGCCGCCTGGCCGCCGGCACGGTGCCACCCATCACCCTGAACTCTGTGCGCTGGGTGCTGGCCGGGCTGCTGCTGGCACCCTTTGCCTGGCGTGGCGTGATCGAGCACCGCGCGGCACTGCGCCGCCACGCCGGCGTCATCACCGCGCTGGGCGTGCTTTCGATCGCCAGCTATAACGCCCTGCAGTACCTGGCGCTGACTACATCGACACCGATTAACGTGACGCTGATCGGCGCATCCACGCCGCTGTTTCTGATCGTGATCGGCGCGATCTGTTTTGGCGAACGGGTGAAGCCATGGCATGTCGCCGGAGCGCTGCTGTGCATGGTCGGCGTGACCTTCGTCCTGGTACGCGGCGAGCTGGGCCGGCTCGCCCAGCTGGACCTGGTCGCCGGCGACCTGTTCATGCTGGCCGCCACCATTGCCTGGAGCGGCTATACCTGGCTGCTGCGCAAGCAGCGCCCCGCCGTGCCCCTGCCCGTGCTGCTGTTCGCGCAGATCGTCACCGGCGTACTGGCAAGCGCGCCCGTGACAGCATGGGAGCTGATGACGCTGGACCAGCCCCTGCAATGGAACGGCAAGGTCGCGGCCATCCTGCTCTATGTAGCGACCATTCCTTCGCTGCTCGCCTACTTTGCCTGGGACCGCGCCATCGCCCGCGCGGGCGCTCAGTTGCCGGTGTTCTTTATCACCCTGACACCGGTGTTCGCCGCCCTGCTGTCGACACTGCTGCTGGGCGACTGGCCCCGCTGGTACCATGCAGTGGGGCTGGCCGCGATCGCGGCGGGGATCTGGCTGGCGCAGCGGCGTTGA
- a CDS encoding IS630 family transposase, with protein MSRGRYATPVKLAKKERQELLSLIERETAPQRDVMRARIALWAHEGHANTVIARELGVSVQTVCLWRKRIAQQGAQGIREGERSGRPPRITHEARLQLIALACETQEPEGRVTPTLDEIVARAVERGVVEQISRSQVQRILQAGDVRPHRVQQWLHSPDPAFREKVNGICKLYRKAPRNAVVLSIDEKTGIQAIERKHPGRVPAPGRLRRREFEYIRHGTQALIAALDVHTGQVLADCRDRRTQDDLVAFMERVASAYPGKQVHVVWDNLNTHCAQAVWQAFNARHDERFHFHFTPLHASWVNQIELWFARYRCRVLRHASHTSIAHLRERTEQFIRAHNQAARPFKWSFRGYPLQTGAS; from the coding sequence ATGAGTCGAGGCCGCTATGCAACGCCAGTGAAGCTGGCGAAGAAAGAAAGACAGGAACTGTTATCGCTGATCGAGCGCGAGACGGCGCCGCAGCGAGATGTGATGCGCGCGCGAATCGCGTTGTGGGCCCACGAGGGCCACGCCAATACAGTCATTGCGCGGGAACTGGGTGTATCGGTGCAAACGGTCTGCCTGTGGCGCAAGCGTATTGCCCAACAAGGTGCCCAAGGCATTCGCGAGGGCGAGCGCAGCGGCCGTCCGCCGCGCATCACGCACGAGGCGCGACTACAGTTGATCGCGCTGGCATGTGAGACGCAGGAACCAGAGGGGCGGGTCACGCCCACGCTCGATGAGATTGTGGCGCGCGCCGTGGAGCGTGGCGTTGTCGAGCAGATCAGCCGCAGCCAGGTGCAGCGCATTTTGCAGGCCGGCGACGTGCGTCCGCACCGGGTCCAGCAATGGCTACATAGCCCAGACCCGGCCTTTCGCGAGAAGGTCAACGGCATTTGCAAGCTGTACCGCAAGGCGCCGCGAAACGCGGTGGTGCTCAGTATCGACGAGAAGACCGGCATTCAGGCCATCGAGCGTAAGCACCCAGGACGGGTACCCGCGCCGGGGCGACTGCGTCGGCGTGAGTTTGAATATATTCGTCACGGCACCCAGGCGTTGATTGCCGCGCTAGACGTGCATACCGGACAGGTGTTGGCAGACTGCCGCGACCGGCGCACCCAGGACGATCTGGTCGCCTTCATGGAGCGCGTGGCAAGCGCGTACCCGGGCAAACAGGTGCACGTCGTCTGGGACAACCTGAACACACATTGCGCCCAGGCCGTCTGGCAGGCGTTTAACGCGCGGCACGATGAGCGGTTTCACTTCCACTTCACGCCGTTGCACGCGAGTTGGGTCAATCAGATCGAACTCTGGTTTGCCCGCTACAGGTGCCGGGTACTGCGCCATGCGAGTCACACCAGCATCGCGCACCTGCGCGAGCGCACCGAGCAGTTTATCCGCGCGCACAATCAGGCGGCACGCCCGTTCAAATGGAGCTTCCGGGGCTATCCGCTGCAAACCGGCGCATCGTAA
- the cyoB gene encoding cytochrome o ubiquinol oxidase subunit I: MPERSELANLIFGRLSWEAVPLHEPILLGTFLVVVLGGGALVAALTYYRLWGYLWREWFTSIDHKKIGIMYVILGIVMLLRGFADAVMMRIQQAVAFGDNLGYLPPHHYDQIFTAHGVIMIFFVAMPLVTGLMNFVMPLQIGARDVAFPFLNNFSFWMTTGGAILVMMSLFVGEFARTGWLAYPPLSGIIHSPDVGVDYYIWALQVAGVGTLLSGINLLVTIVKMRAPGMTLMRMPIFTWTALCTNVLIIAAFPVLTAALALLALDRYAGTNFFTTEQGGSAMMYVNLIWIWGHPEVYILVLPVFGVFSEVVATFCRKRLFGYASMVYATVVITVLSYLVWLHHFFTMGSGASVNSFFGITTMIISIPTGAKIFNWLFTMYHGKIRFEPPMLWTIGFMVTFVIGGMTGVLLAVPPADFSLHNSLFLIAHFHNVIIGGVLFGLMAGITYWFPKAFGYRLVSSWGKASFWFWLVGFYFAFMPLYWLGLHGVTRRMSHFEDATYQVWFQLAAFGALLIAIGIACFLVQLVVSFIHREELRDLTGDPWNGRTLEWSTSSPPPQYNFAFTPVVHDTDAWWHMKQNGYARPQQGFIPIHMPKNTAAGIVLAGFSTLCGFALIWHIWWLAAAAFAATIIGAIIHTFNYKRDYYLPADLVIQTEAARTQRMAGHG, from the coding sequence ATGCCCGAGCGCTCGGAACTCGCCAATTTGATCTTCGGCCGTCTTTCATGGGAGGCCGTCCCGCTGCATGAACCCATCCTGCTCGGCACCTTCCTCGTGGTGGTGCTCGGCGGGGGCGCATTGGTCGCAGCGCTTACCTACTACCGCCTCTGGGGCTACCTGTGGCGGGAATGGTTCACCAGCATCGACCACAAGAAGATCGGCATCATGTATGTGATCCTGGGCATCGTGATGCTGCTACGGGGCTTTGCCGATGCGGTCATGATGCGCATCCAGCAGGCCGTCGCGTTCGGCGACAACCTTGGCTACCTGCCGCCGCACCACTACGACCAGATCTTTACCGCGCACGGCGTGATCATGATCTTCTTCGTGGCCATGCCGCTGGTCACGGGGTTGATGAACTTCGTCATGCCGCTGCAGATCGGCGCCCGCGACGTGGCCTTCCCGTTCCTGAACAACTTCAGCTTCTGGATGACCACGGGCGGTGCCATCCTGGTCATGATGTCGCTGTTCGTGGGCGAGTTCGCGCGCACCGGCTGGCTGGCCTATCCGCCGTTGTCCGGCATCATCCACAGCCCTGACGTCGGCGTCGATTACTACATCTGGGCGCTGCAGGTGGCCGGGGTAGGGACCTTGCTATCCGGGATCAACCTGCTGGTGACCATCGTCAAGATGCGAGCGCCCGGCATGACGCTGATGCGCATGCCGATCTTCACCTGGACCGCGCTGTGCACCAACGTGCTGATCATCGCCGCGTTCCCGGTGCTGACCGCGGCGCTGGCGCTGCTTGCCCTGGACCGCTACGCCGGCACCAACTTCTTCACCACCGAGCAGGGCGGCAGCGCCATGATGTACGTGAACCTGATCTGGATATGGGGCCATCCGGAGGTGTACATCCTTGTGCTTCCCGTGTTCGGGGTGTTCTCGGAAGTGGTTGCCACGTTCTGCCGCAAGCGCCTGTTCGGGTATGCGTCGATGGTCTACGCCACGGTGGTGATCACCGTGCTGTCGTACCTGGTCTGGCTGCACCATTTCTTCACGATGGGATCGGGTGCCAGCGTCAATTCGTTCTTCGGCATCACCACCATGATCATCTCGATCCCGACCGGTGCCAAGATCTTCAACTGGCTGTTCACGATGTACCACGGCAAGATCCGCTTCGAGCCCCCGATGCTCTGGACCATCGGCTTCATGGTCACGTTCGTGATCGGCGGCATGACCGGCGTGCTGCTGGCGGTGCCGCCCGCTGACTTCTCCTTGCACAACAGCCTGTTCCTGATCGCGCATTTCCACAACGTGATCATCGGCGGCGTGCTGTTCGGCCTGATGGCAGGCATTACCTACTGGTTCCCGAAGGCATTTGGCTATCGCCTGGTCTCGTCCTGGGGCAAGGCATCGTTCTGGTTCTGGCTGGTCGGCTTCTACTTTGCGTTCATGCCGCTGTACTGGCTCGGGCTGCATGGGGTGACCCGGCGCATGAGCCATTTCGAGGATGCAACGTACCAGGTCTGGTTCCAACTGGCTGCGTTCGGCGCCTTGCTGATCGCCATCGGCATCGCCTGCTTCCTGGTCCAGCTGGTAGTCAGCTTCATCCACCGTGAGGAGCTTCGCGACCTGACCGGTGATCCGTGGAACGGCCGCACGCTCGAATGGTCGACCTCATCCCCGCCGCCGCAGTACAACTTTGCCTTTACGCCGGTAGTGCACGACACCGACGCCTGGTGGCACATGAAGCAGAATGGCTATGCGCGGCCGCAGCAGGGCTTTATTCCGATCCACATGCCGAAGAACACCGCGGCCGGCATCGTGCTCGCGGGGTTCTCCACGCTCTGCGGCTTCGCGTTGATCTGGCACATCTGGTGGCTCGCGGCGGCAGCGTTCGCGGCGACGATCATCGGCGCGATCATCCATACGTTCAACTACAAGCGCGACTATTACCTCCCGGCCGATCTGGTGATCCAGACCGAGGCGGCGCGCACACAACGGATGGCAGGCCATGGCTGA
- the cyoD gene encoding cytochrome o ubiquinol oxidase subunit IV: protein MSAHDETLDSHGHSHGHDEEVGPHATLGGYLTGFVLSVFLTAIPFWLVMGKVFDKSSTTAIVILLIGAVQIVVHMIYFLHMNARSEGGWNMLSLMFTLVLVVITLTGSLWVMFHLNSNMMPTMQHERTTDAGTAIVPPRTK from the coding sequence ATGAGCGCGCACGACGAAACGCTGGACAGCCACGGACACAGCCATGGACATGACGAGGAAGTGGGGCCGCACGCCACGCTGGGCGGCTATCTGACGGGCTTCGTGCTGTCCGTCTTCCTGACCGCCATCCCGTTCTGGCTGGTGATGGGAAAGGTGTTCGACAAGTCGTCCACCACCGCCATCGTCATCCTGCTGATCGGCGCCGTGCAGATCGTGGTGCACATGATCTACTTCCTGCACATGAACGCCAGGTCGGAGGGCGGCTGGAACATGCTCTCGCTGATGTTCACGCTGGTGCTGGTGGTGATCACGCTGACGGGTTCGCTATGGGTGATGTTCCACCTGAACAGCAACATGATGCCGACCATGCAGCATGAGCGCACGACAGACGCCGGCACGGCGATCGTGCCGCCCAGGACCAAGTAG